Proteins from a single region of Crassaminicella profunda:
- a CDS encoding cyclodeaminase/cyclohydrolase family protein: MSGVNMLEKVIDSNNFTVGGGVASALAGAMGAGMISMVAKLSTKKDYGLTVGRYNEIAKETDQLAKDLLMGSQQDEKAFCKIKDAYALPKSTEEEKKRRSAAIQDGGVSAATVPKDNGFMCKRVYQLGMFLKDKSNPNAASDLAEAIMLAEAGVKGCILNIEANLSLIKEQEKKSQFQKCIDELRNF; encoded by the coding sequence ATGTCTGGAGTAAATATGTTAGAAAAGGTAATTGATTCTAATAATTTTACCGTTGGAGGAGGAGTAGCATCTGCACTGGCTGGTGCAATGGGAGCTGGAATGATATCCATGGTTGCAAAATTATCTACAAAGAAAGATTATGGTCTCACTGTAGGGCGATACAATGAGATTGCTAAAGAAACAGATCAGTTAGCAAAAGATTTACTCATGGGATCTCAACAAGATGAAAAAGCATTCTGTAAGATAAAAGATGCATATGCCCTTCCAAAATCAACAGAAGAAGAAAAAAAGAGGCGATCAGCTGCCATTCAAGATGGAGGCGTTTCAGCTGCCACTGTTCCAAAAGATAATGGATTTATGTGTAAGAGAGTATACCAATTAGGAATGTTTTTAAAAGATAAATCTAATCCGAATGCAGCATCAGATTTAGCAGAAGCTATAATGCTTGCTGAAGCAGGTGTGAAAGGATGTATTTTAAATATTGAAGCAAATCTTTCGCTGATCAAAGAGCAAGAGAAAAAAAGCCAGTTTCAAAAATGTATAGATGAATTAAGGAATTTCTAG
- the hutI gene encoding imidazolonepropionase: MEDNKIKADLVISNCRELLTCKKEAEDLIGKMEHGWIAIEGEKIVAVGTKKEIESIVDYDEDCVIDGSEKIVLPGFVDCHTHLVFGGSRVKEYAVRMTINDLETLKKMGIKTGIMATVDITRDMTEQVLFHDAQERLKHMMSAGTTTVESKSGYGLTTSSEIKMLKINQKLNDSLPIDIVSTFLGAHGWPEDIRKDKYIHMLLWEMIPWVAELGLAQFCDVWCDDGHYTAKESRKILQVAREAGLEPKIHTDAYSYIGGSDLASEMRMVSADHLNYTPRSVMAKLAKSKVPGVLLPGTDFAVKHAKPFNPRPMMEEGMILGLGTNCCPGCFSVSMQFTMMLACRQHGMSTAEALRAATLGGAMALNLQEDRGSLEIGKLADIQLWNASTYEDVIYKFGVNLVDKVIKRGKIVIDHNIEESFIPLENEGV, from the coding sequence TTGGAGGATAATAAAATAAAAGCAGATCTAGTAATATCCAATTGTAGAGAACTTTTAACTTGCAAAAAAGAAGCAGAGGATTTAATTGGAAAGATGGAACATGGATGGATTGCTATAGAAGGAGAAAAAATTGTAGCTGTTGGAACAAAAAAAGAAATCGAAAGTATTGTAGATTATGATGAAGATTGTGTTATTGATGGAAGTGAAAAAATTGTTCTACCAGGGTTTGTAGATTGCCATACCCATCTTGTTTTTGGTGGTTCTCGAGTAAAAGAATATGCTGTGCGTATGACTATAAATGATTTAGAAACTTTAAAGAAAATGGGGATTAAGACAGGCATTATGGCTACAGTAGATATAACAAGAGATATGACAGAACAAGTGTTGTTTCATGATGCTCAAGAACGACTAAAACATATGATGAGTGCAGGAACAACTACTGTTGAAAGTAAGAGTGGATACGGACTGACTACATCTTCTGAAATAAAAATGTTAAAGATTAATCAAAAGCTAAATGATAGTTTACCAATAGATATAGTATCTACTTTTTTAGGGGCCCATGGATGGCCTGAGGATATTCGTAAGGATAAGTATATCCATATGTTGTTATGGGAAATGATTCCTTGGGTAGCAGAGTTAGGATTAGCACAATTTTGTGATGTTTGGTGTGATGACGGTCATTATACAGCGAAAGAATCCAGAAAAATATTGCAGGTAGCAAGAGAAGCAGGGTTAGAGCCTAAAATCCATACAGATGCTTACTCCTATATAGGAGGGTCAGACCTAGCATCAGAAATGAGAATGGTATCAGCAGATCATTTGAATTATACGCCAAGATCAGTAATGGCTAAATTAGCAAAATCAAAGGTTCCAGGGGTGTTACTTCCAGGAACAGATTTTGCAGTAAAGCATGCAAAGCCTTTTAATCCAAGACCCATGATGGAAGAAGGGATGATATTAGGATTAGGTACGAATTGTTGTCCAGGATGCTTTAGTGTATCTATGCAGTTTACAATGATGCTAGCATGTCGTCAGCATGGAATGAGTACAGCAGAAGCACTTAGAGCAGCTACACTAGGTGGTGCCATGGCGCTTAATCTACAGGAAGATAGAGGTTCGTTAGAAATAGGAAAATTAGCAGACATTCAACTGTGGAATGCATCTACATATGAGGATGTAATTTATAAATTTGGGGTAAACCTTGTAGACAAAGTGATAAAACGAGGAAAAATTGTTATAGATCATAACATAGAAGAATCTTTCATACCATTGGAGAATGAGGGGGTATAG
- a CDS encoding urocanate hydratase, whose amino-acid sequence MSKPEILYEVKAQRGSTLRCKGWKQETILRMLENNMENAEKPEELVIYGGIGKCARNWESYHAIVKSLKELEDDETLVVQSGMPVAIFRTHKFAPTVVMATTNIMKADWETFYDLQDKNLTMYAQYTAAPWEYIGTQGVIQGTFETLSAIAIKKFNNDLAGKIYLTAGAGGMGGNQSWAMKMHGGVAIVVDTDEKIIRRRIEKNYMDKIVFSLDEAISMAKEAAAKKEPLAIAVVGNAADLFEEAYEKGFMPDIISEMCPCHDPISYIPSGYTPEEAEEFRKRDRKAYLEAARETMKRQLSAMNAYYHKGVEVFEYGTSIRKECRDAGMPEKEAMTIPGFVAEYIRPLFCEGRGPFRWTCISGDPKDLKKTDDLALEICKGDPLVERWIKLARKNLPIEALPARICYMGFGQRKRFALAVNEMIKSGELSGPVAFSRDNLDSGSIVNPTFESENMKDGGDLISDWPYLNALLNCAGMCDLIAIQANYSMGEAVHTGVTMIADGTDEATFRLEACMTTDSGIGVVRHAQAGYETAKAVANGKGNLTDESIKIPLWWTRAATFGPDDRELAESTCE is encoded by the coding sequence ATGTCAAAACCAGAAATACTTTATGAAGTGAAAGCTCAAAGAGGATCAACGTTAAGGTGTAAAGGATGGAAACAAGAAACGATCTTAAGAATGCTTGAAAATAATATGGAAAATGCAGAAAAACCAGAAGAACTAGTAATCTATGGTGGTATTGGTAAATGTGCAAGAAACTGGGAATCTTATCATGCAATTGTAAAATCATTAAAGGAATTAGAAGATGATGAGACATTAGTAGTACAATCAGGAATGCCAGTTGCTATTTTTAGAACTCATAAATTTGCACCAACAGTAGTTATGGCAACTACAAACATTATGAAAGCAGACTGGGAAACATTCTATGATTTACAAGATAAGAACCTTACCATGTATGCGCAATACACAGCAGCTCCTTGGGAATATATAGGAACACAAGGTGTTATCCAAGGGACATTTGAAACGTTATCGGCGATAGCAATTAAGAAATTTAATAATGATTTAGCAGGAAAAATTTATCTAACTGCAGGAGCAGGTGGAATGGGTGGAAATCAAAGTTGGGCAATGAAGATGCATGGTGGAGTTGCAATCGTTGTAGATACAGATGAAAAGATTATTAGAAGACGTATAGAAAAGAATTATATGGATAAGATTGTATTTTCCTTAGATGAAGCTATTAGCATGGCAAAAGAAGCAGCAGCTAAAAAAGAACCATTGGCAATAGCGGTAGTAGGAAATGCTGCAGATTTATTTGAAGAAGCATACGAAAAAGGATTTATGCCAGATATTATCAGTGAAATGTGTCCATGTCATGACCCTATTTCATATATTCCATCAGGATATACACCAGAAGAAGCAGAAGAGTTTAGAAAAAGAGATCGTAAAGCCTATTTAGAAGCAGCACGTGAAACGATGAAGAGACAATTAAGTGCAATGAATGCATATTACCATAAAGGTGTGGAAGTATTTGAATATGGAACGAGTATTCGTAAAGAATGTAGAGATGCAGGAATGCCAGAAAAAGAAGCAATGACTATCCCAGGATTTGTAGCAGAATATATTAGACCATTATTCTGTGAAGGACGTGGACCATTTAGATGGACTTGTATATCAGGAGATCCAAAAGACCTTAAAAAGACAGATGATTTAGCCCTTGAAATCTGTAAAGGAGACCCACTTGTAGAAAGATGGATTAAATTAGCACGCAAAAACTTACCAATTGAAGCACTTCCAGCAAGAATTTGCTACATGGGATTCGGACAAAGAAAGAGATTTGCACTAGCAGTAAACGAAATGATCAAGAGTGGAGAATTATCAGGACCAGTAGCATTCTCAAGAGACAACTTAGATTCTGGATCAATTGTAAATCCAACATTTGAATCAGAAAATATGAAGGATGGAGGAGACTTAATTTCTGATTGGCCATATCTAAATGCATTATTAAATTGTGCAGGAATGTGTGATTTAATAGCCATTCAAGCAAATTACTCAATGGGAGAAGCAGTACATACAGGAGTAACAATGATTGCAGATGGAACAGATGAAGCAACTTTTAGATTAGAAGCATGTATGACAACGGATTCAGGAATCGGAGTAGTAAGACATGCGCAAGCAGGATATGAAACAGCAAAAGCTGTTGCAAATGGAAAAGGAAACCTAACAGATGAAAGTATTAAGATTCCACTATGGTGGACTAGAGCAGCAACCTTTGGACCAGATGATCGGGAACTTGCTGAAAGTACCTGTGAATAA
- a CDS encoding Na+/H+ antiporter family protein translates to MFTNPVVLSVIVMTILCLLKLNVILSLVVAAIIGGFAAGMSLGDSMGVLVGGMGGNAETALSYILLGALATAISKTGAADILALKIAKLIKGKGIVLLLVIAFVACLSGTIIPVHIAFIPILIPPLLAVMNKMNMDRRAAACALAFGLKAPYITLPIGYGLIYHNIIRDQMGLSGMEISTGMVWRANWVAGLAMLTGLVIALIVYKKPREYNILDNATEETAVSLDNKEEIKVTGKHYATLVAGIAALVIQLKWGSMPLGAMGGLLVMLISRAVRWNDIEEMMHGGIKLMGLIAFVMLVASGYAAVMRETGGIETLVEAAAGMMAGSKFIAATVMILLGLVITMGIGTSFGTVPIIAAIYCPLASALGFSVKATILLIAIAAALGDAGSPASDTTLGPTAGLNADGQHDHIWDTCVPTFLCYNIPLVIFGIIGAVLF, encoded by the coding sequence ATGTTCACAAATCCTGTTGTATTATCAGTTATTGTGATGACGATTTTGTGTTTATTAAAGTTAAATGTGATCCTGTCATTAGTTGTTGCAGCAATTATAGGGGGATTCGCAGCGGGAATGTCTCTTGGAGATTCTATGGGCGTTCTTGTTGGTGGAATGGGAGGTAATGCTGAAACAGCTTTAAGCTATATTTTATTAGGAGCATTAGCTACAGCGATTTCAAAAACTGGAGCAGCAGACATATTGGCATTAAAAATTGCAAAATTAATTAAAGGAAAAGGAATTGTTCTATTACTTGTTATTGCTTTTGTAGCATGTTTATCAGGAACAATTATACCTGTACATATAGCCTTTATTCCAATTCTGATACCTCCACTGTTAGCTGTTATGAATAAAATGAATATGGATCGAAGAGCTGCTGCTTGTGCATTGGCTTTTGGGTTAAAAGCGCCATATATTACATTGCCTATTGGATATGGATTAATTTATCACAATATTATCAGAGATCAAATGGGTCTTAGTGGAATGGAAATAAGTACAGGAATGGTTTGGAGAGCTAACTGGGTAGCAGGCCTTGCCATGCTTACAGGATTAGTTATTGCTTTGATTGTATATAAAAAGCCTAGAGAATATAATATACTAGATAATGCTACTGAAGAGACAGCTGTTTCATTAGATAATAAAGAAGAAATAAAAGTAACAGGAAAACATTATGCAACATTAGTAGCTGGAATAGCTGCATTGGTTATTCAATTAAAATGGGGTTCTATGCCTCTTGGAGCAATGGGTGGTCTTTTAGTCATGTTAATTTCACGTGCTGTTAGGTGGAATGATATTGAAGAAATGATGCATGGTGGAATTAAACTGATGGGACTCATTGCATTTGTAATGTTAGTTGCATCAGGGTATGCTGCTGTTATGAGAGAAACTGGTGGCATAGAAACACTTGTAGAAGCAGCTGCTGGTATGATGGCTGGAAGTAAATTTATTGCTGCTACTGTTATGATTTTACTAGGACTTGTTATAACAATGGGAATTGGTACTTCCTTTGGAACAGTTCCTATTATTGCAGCAATTTATTGTCCTTTAGCATCCGCTTTAGGGTTTAGCGTAAAAGCTACAATCCTTCTAATAGCAATTGCGGCTGCACTAGGAGATGCTGGATCTCCAGCTTCTGATACCACATTGGGACCTACAGCAGGATTAAATGCAGATGGTCAACATGACCACATATGGGATACATGTGTACCTACTTTCTTATGCTATAATATACCACTTGTGATATTTGGTATTATAGGAGCAGTACTCTTTTAA
- a CDS encoding aspartate aminotransferase family protein, translating to MKKNIKKCIEIVERDSKVIAKASRAPYFPVVMKSGNGAILEDMDGNKYIDMFSSAAVLNTGHSHPKVIQAIKDQVDNFIHFSTDYMYVEPQVQLAEMLTQITPGKFTKKVCFGLSGSDGNDGVIKLARSYTKRTKIISFIGSYHGSTYGAISLSAISLNMRRKIGPLLPEIYHMPYPNCYRCAFAKKKESCSMECFKYMKMAFENYIPSEEVAAIIMEPIAGDLGFVLPPQKYMTELHNLCKTKGILFIVDEVQQGFGRTGKWFSIEHFGINPDIIIMGKSIASGLPLSAIVAREEIVDALEMPAHLFTVQGNPVCTKAAIATIEVIQQEKLVEHANVLGEYMKNRFNHMKEKYELIGDVRGKGLSIGVELVKDRMTKEKDTQAAIKICYRCWEKGVLLIFLAENILRVQPPLVITEKEVDRALDIIEETIKEYIDGEITDEALEVVKGW from the coding sequence ATGAAAAAAAATATTAAAAAATGTATCGAGATTGTAGAGCGAGATAGTAAAGTGATTGCAAAAGCATCCCGTGCACCTTATTTTCCAGTGGTAATGAAAAGTGGAAATGGTGCTATATTAGAAGATATGGATGGAAATAAATATATTGATATGTTCAGTAGTGCAGCAGTTTTAAATACGGGTCATTCTCATCCCAAAGTTATTCAAGCAATAAAGGATCAGGTAGATAATTTTATTCATTTTTCAACAGATTATATGTATGTTGAGCCACAGGTTCAGCTTGCTGAAATGCTTACACAAATAACACCAGGTAAGTTTACTAAAAAAGTATGCTTTGGATTATCTGGATCAGATGGAAATGATGGGGTAATAAAATTAGCAAGATCTTATACGAAAAGAACAAAAATTATTTCTTTTATTGGTTCATATCATGGTTCTACCTATGGAGCTATTTCTTTAAGTGCAATTAGTTTAAATATGAGAAGAAAAATTGGACCTTTATTACCAGAGATTTATCATATGCCCTATCCAAATTGTTATCGTTGTGCCTTTGCCAAGAAGAAAGAAAGTTGTTCTATGGAATGTTTTAAGTATATGAAGATGGCTTTTGAAAATTATATACCTTCAGAAGAAGTTGCAGCAATAATAATGGAGCCTATTGCTGGTGATCTTGGATTTGTACTACCGCCTCAAAAGTATATGACAGAATTACATAATTTATGTAAAACAAAGGGTATATTGTTTATTGTAGATGAGGTTCAACAGGGATTTGGCCGTACGGGAAAATGGTTTTCTATTGAACATTTTGGAATAAATCCGGACATTATTATTATGGGAAAATCCATTGCTTCAGGACTTCCACTTAGTGCTATTGTTGCTAGAGAAGAAATTGTAGATGCTTTAGAAATGCCAGCACATTTATTTACTGTTCAAGGAAATCCTGTTTGTACAAAAGCTGCTATTGCAACAATAGAGGTTATTCAACAAGAGAAATTAGTAGAGCATGCCAATGTACTAGGAGAATATATGAAAAATCGTTTTAATCATATGAAGGAAAAATATGAATTAATAGGAGATGTTAGAGGAAAAGGGTTATCTATTGGAGTAGAGTTAGTAAAAGATAGAATGACAAAAGAAAAAGATACACAAGCAGCTATAAAAATATGTTATAGATGTTGGGAAAAAGGTGTGCTACTTATTTTTCTTGCAGAAAATATTCTTAGAGTGCAACCGCCTTTGGTAATTACCGAAAAAGAAGTAGATAGAGCTTTAGATATTATTGAAGAAACAATAAAAGAATATATTGATGGAGAAATTACAGATGAAGCCTTAGAAGTAGTAAAAGGCTGGTAA
- a CDS encoding urocanate hydratase: protein MSKPEILYEVKAQRGSTLRCKGWKQETILRMLENNMENAEKPEELVIYGGIGKCARNWESYHAIVKSLKELEDDETLVVQSGMPVAIFRTHKFAPTVVMATTNIMKADWETFYDLQDKNLTMYAQYTAAPWEYIGTQGVIQGTFETLSAIAIKKFNNDLAGKIYLTAGAGGMGGNQSWAMKMHGGVAIVVDTDEKIIRRRIEKNYMDKIVFSLDEAISMAKEAAAKKEPLAIAVVGNAADLFEEAYEKGFMPDIISEMCPCHDPISYIPSGYTPEEAEEFRKRDRKAYLEAARETMKRQLSAMNAYYHKGVEVFEYGTSIRKECRDAGMPEKEAMTIPGFVAEYIRPLFCEGRGPFRWTCISGDPKDLKKTDDLALEICKGDPLVERWIKLARKNLPIEALPARICYMGFGQRKRFALAVNEMIKSGELSGPVAFSRDNLDSGSIVNPTFESENMKDGGDLISDWPYLNALLNCAGMCDLIAIQANYSMGEAVHTGVTMIADGTDEATFRLEACMTTDSGIGVVRHAQAGYETAKAVANGKGNLTDESIKIPLWWTRAATFGPDDQELAESICE from the coding sequence ATGTCAAAACCAGAAATACTTTATGAAGTGAAAGCTCAAAGAGGATCAACGTTAAGGTGTAAAGGATGGAAACAAGAAACGATCTTAAGAATGCTTGAAAATAATATGGAAAATGCAGAAAAACCAGAAGAACTAGTAATCTATGGTGGTATTGGTAAATGTGCAAGAAACTGGGAATCTTATCATGCAATTGTAAAATCATTAAAGGAATTAGAAGATGATGAGACATTAGTAGTACAATCAGGAATGCCAGTTGCTATTTTTAGAACTCATAAATTTGCACCAACAGTAGTTATGGCAACTACAAACATTATGAAAGCAGACTGGGAAACATTCTATGATTTACAAGATAAGAACCTTACCATGTATGCGCAATACACAGCAGCTCCTTGGGAATATATAGGAACACAAGGTGTTATCCAAGGGACATTTGAAACGTTATCGGCGATAGCAATTAAGAAATTTAATAATGATTTAGCAGGAAAAATTTATCTAACTGCAGGAGCAGGTGGAATGGGTGGAAATCAAAGTTGGGCAATGAAGATGCATGGTGGAGTTGCAATCGTTGTAGATACAGATGAAAAGATTATTAGAAGACGTATAGAAAAGAATTATATGGATAAGATTGTATTCTCCTTAGATGAAGCTATTAGCATGGCAAAAGAAGCAGCAGCTAAAAAAGAACCATTGGCAATAGCGGTAGTAGGAAATGCTGCAGATTTATTTGAAGAAGCATACGAAAAAGGATTTATGCCAGATATTATCAGTGAAATGTGTCCATGTCATGACCCTATTTCATATATTCCATCAGGATATACACCAGAAGAAGCAGAAGAGTTTAGAAAAAGAGATCGTAAAGCCTATTTAGAAGCAGCACGTGAAACGATGAAGAGACAATTAAGTGCAATGAATGCATATTACCATAAAGGTGTGGAAGTATTTGAATATGGAACGAGTATTCGTAAAGAATGTAGAGATGCAGGAATGCCAGAAAAAGAAGCAATGACCATCCCAGGATTTGTAGCAGAATATATTAGACCATTATTCTGTGAAGGACGTGGACCATTTAGATGGACTTGTATATCAGGAGATCCAAAAGACCTTAAAAAGACAGATGATTTAGCCCTTGAAATCTGTAAAGGAGACCCACTTGTAGAAAGATGGATTAAATTAGCACGCAAAAACTTACCAATTGAAGCACTTCCAGCAAGAATTTGCTACATGGGATTCGGACAAAGAAAGAGATTTGCACTAGCAGTAAACGAAATGATCAAGAGTGGAGAATTATCAGGACCAGTAGCATTCTCAAGAGACAACTTAGATTCTGGATCAATTGTAAATCCAACATTTGAATCAGAAAATATGAAGGATGGAGGAGACTTAATTTCTGATTGGCCATATCTAAATGCATTATTAAATTGTGCAGGAATGTGTGATTTAATAGCCATTCAAGCAAATTACTCAATGGGAGAAGCAGTACATACAGGAGTAACAATGATTGCAGATGGAACAGATGAAGCAACCTTTAGATTAGAAGCATGTATGACAACGGATTCAGGAATCGGAGTAGTAAGACATGCGCAAGCAGGATATGAAACAGCAAAAGCTGTTGCAAATGGAAAAGGAAACCTAACAGATGAAAGTATTAAGATTCCACTATGGTGGACTAGAGCAGCAACCTTTGGACCAGATGATCAGGAACTTGCTGAAAGTATTTGTGAATAA